In the Sorghum bicolor cultivar BTx623 chromosome 4, Sorghum_bicolor_NCBIv3, whole genome shotgun sequence genome, TCAGCAACACCTAATTGGTGGTACAACTCCTATGGAATGGTTTGGACTTTGAACCTATCTGGAATCAGAAAAAGTTTAAGGTCCAGAATATATAATTTGAGAGTCTGAAGATCTAGAACATGAGATGAGTTTAGGGACGACACTATATGATACTCGTTCTCTATATAAAATTTTACCTCCATAGTCAAATGTACTATCTTGTTTTTTCTAGTACATAGCTTCTGCTATACTCTCTCCATATCTAAAAAACTTAACGTTTAGACAGGAATTGTGGTAACCAAGGAGTGATTAATGAAGGGTTAATCTTCCAACTTTGCCCTTATTAAATAGCCCCTGCGGGTATCCTCTAGTCACAAAACTTTTGTAGCTTGATCGGTTTGCCTTGAGCAGTCTGAGAGTGGGGGTCAAGGTTCAAATCCCTTCGCCACACATATTTTGATGATTTTTTTGCATGGCTCGCTTGCCCACGTTTGTGCCGGCCTGGGAGCCTTCGCCGCTAGCCCGGGTAAGAGTTAATGCAACGATGGGATGAGAGattaattaggggcaaagaagtCCAAAACACCAAGCTATAACGTCACTAAGGATGAAAATAGACGGAAACGAACGGAAAATCGCTTTATCATTTTCGCTTGCCCACGTTTGTGCCGGCCTGGGAGCCTTCGCTGCTAGCCCGGGTAAGAGTTAATGCAACGATGGGATGAGAGATTAATTATGGGCAAAGAAGTCCAAAACACCAAGCTATAACGTCAGCAAGGATGAAAATAGACGGAAACGAACGGAAAATCGCTTTatcattttcatatttttagacGAAAACGGAAGCGGAAGTCGGACAACCGGGAGCGAAAACGgtagcgagataaatggtaatacGAAAACGGGTAAATACGATCGAAAAATAGACGGAAACGAGTGGTAAGCAAAAATTTAAACCGGAACATGCATATGATAGCGCAAATACAGAGACCAAAATGCAATACCAAATATCAAATATGCACTGACCAGTGACTAGTGACCACATTAATACAATACCACATATCCATAGTCTATAGATCATAATTCACACAAATATAAATTATCCATACATCACATAAGAACATATCCATAGTCCATAGATCACAATTTACACAAATATGAATTATCCATACATCGCATAAGACAAGAGACATTTTGAACCATATTGGGCTTAGGGACTATGTTGGGCTACTTTCCCGTTTTTATGAAAACCGGGATAGAAAACAGATATCCCGGTAAAAAGCAAGATTCGTAAATACGGACGGACAAATGCTCTACCGTTTTCGATCCCGCTCCCATTTTAATCTGTCCCGTTTTCGGTCTCGTTTCCATTTATCCCGTAAAAAACGAAAACGAGCAGAAAAATACGGTATACGGTTGCGGACGGAACGGGGTTTATCCCGTCCATTTTCAACTTAAAACGTCTGGTTTTAAGAAAATAGGGTGGAAGGCGAGGACGTCTAGTTTTACAATGACTGAAGAGTCGATGTTTGTAACTGCAGAGGATCTCGTTCCCTAGAGAgagtatgtatctagacatagctTTGTATCTAGGCATATAACAAAAGTTGTGTATCTAGAAAAATCAAAACGACCATATGTGGAACACAAGTagtaaggctagtctcaatgcatagtttcatagcacagactataaactaggtaaccgagccacatgagttttatggggatgaaactcttctctaatctgatgaaactctttcatttaatggccctgccaagtcagtaattttgcttatgtggcaccctatttaatgtgtatgacactcccatgaaacatgcattgagattgGCCTAATTATGTAAATAAGTTGAACTTTAAACAAATATAAATGGACATGTACTTTTGTGGAAGTTAGCGACTAGACGTGTATGTATCTCTAACCACATAACGTCTTAATCGCGTAAATCACATGCCACCAATTGATGCGTGCTCAATGTATTTTATATCATCTAACGAACACTCAGCTAGTTAGTGGCTAGTCCAACTGTCAGGACACTGTGTGCTAGTGTTGCGTCTAAAACAATCCACGCTTCGTGCTTTGCAAAAGTTGGCATTGAGCAAGATTTGATCTACACACAACAACACCATCCTTTACTGACCCTAGGATCTTCACTTTCTGGAAATGGACAACAACACTACTGATACTGATGTCAGGCCCAAGCTCCAAAATGGAAAGCCACTTGTTAGCTGCAATGTAATCGAGTTGGCCAACCAaacttagggggtgtttagttctcttttttttattttttcaaaaaaaaattaggttttggtccatcattttgcaaaatataattAAACATTATACAAAATTTTTGACAAAAATATGGTTATTCTTCATTTTAAATTTTGGTCTCAAGAGgccaaaaaaatccaaaaagagTCACAAGAGGCTCTTACGAGGatataaattctgcattttgtatgaaactaaacatgaccttagaaattttggcattttgcattttatcACTCCAAAGTAGTTGACATTTGCATTTGGATtctatggggaactaaacacccccttaattAACCGTGTTAACAAATACGCGCAGTGTCCATTTCAGTGGCTTCGCTTTCCTGCCTGCTGATACCCAACGATCAGATAGAATATATATAATTAGTTCTTGGAGGCGTCCACGTTATTCACAATCTTATTGTATGCTTTCTTTTCTTGGACAGCTAGCTACATAAGATTTTCTTAATGAAATGTATCAATTTTCtatgaaaactcaacaaggaatTTGCGGAGTAAAGTTATTTGAAGGGGAGTTAAAACCATCAAGCACACGAATTGAGGTCAGCTTAGTTAGTTATAGTTAGGTACTTTACGGTGAAACCTGTTTACCTAAGTTTAGTTCTCATTTTTTTGATCTATTTTTGTGGCAAAATAAACTTTACCGTATATATGTAGAGAATGTTTGGTTTTGTTCTGGCAATTTCTCAACCATGTAGTTCTCGAACCTAAGCTGACACCCAACATTTACATGAATTCTCGTTCGCTAGTGAAAAGATCGTCATTTCTTTCACGCCACAACTTCTTTGACACTCTGTATGATTCAATTTCAACGACGTCGACATTTTTGTAGATGTCGCATTGCGCAGGACAAAACCAAGACATCATTATTATTAGTATTGGACAAATACAACGATGCGATCTTGTTGCAAGTCAAGATCGAGCTATCGTGGCCACATTATACACACGACACGAGATAGTTTTTTACTATATACTATCAGGTCACCAGAAACTGAAATTAACGGGGTACTGAGGATGTAAAAAGTACACGGTAAATTCCTGTCCCAAGCATCAACTCATGGGGAAAAGAAAGACGACTTTTGTCCAGTTCACTTGAGGCtcagttttcaaaaaaatttcaagatttaggTCACATCAAAAcgcatatataaaatattaaatatagataaaaaaaataactaataatacgtatgtaatttacgagataaattttttgagtgtagttagtttatagttggataaatataaacaaaaatgctacaattaATAGACAAACTTAAAAATTTTCGTGAAGTAAACGAGGCCTGACTTCACCGGCCGTTAGTACAAGTACAGTGTACACAGTACACGTCGTCAAAAATAGTCATGCTCGCAGTAGCgaaactgcatgcatgcatggccatgCCAAGCATCGTAATTAAGTACTGCATCAATCAAGCATGCAGCGACAAGGCACGTCTGTAATAGTACGTACCAGCTCCAATGCACCCGTACCCATTACCCAACTACGACTAGTTGATGCTGGCGCGGCAGGCCAGCTGGACCATCGGAGCTGCGCCGGTGAAGCAgctggcagcggcggcggcggcgacggcgcggccagccaccacctcctccggcGCATCCGTCGCGGCGAGCCGGCCGCCACAGCCGTCGTCTATTGCTCTGCTTCCTCCTCCCCTGAGGAATCCCTTGCAGAGCGCTGTCCAGAACGCGCGGTCCGGCCCGCCGGTCTCCGCCGCCGTCCGCCGCGCCTCCTCGCCGACGCTCCTCTGGATGTCGTTCTGGTCCGTGAGGCGGTCGATGAGGTTGTGCAGGATGTCGACGGTGTACTCCGGGTGCCCCTGGATGCCCAGCGCGTGCTCCCCCACCGCGAACGCCTCCACTCGCGTCTTCTCCGAGTACGCCAGCACCCTCGCCGTCGGCGGGATCTCCCACACCTGCGTGATCACCATCGATCCATACACGTCACGCCATGTCGTCGCCATGTATGAGATAGAGTACCACTGGATCGGAGGAGTATCATCGACGCACCTCGTCTTGGTGAACCTCGATGATGGAGGCGCTCCGGGGAAGTTCGTCGTCGTCGAGGAATGGCGGCGGCAAAAGTCCGGCCAGGTCGTCGTGGCCCTGGACGAAGGTGACCTTCCTGACGCCGACGTCCCATCCACTGCGCGCCCTGCGCACCGTCCCGCCCAGCGCGCGGCACAGCACCTGGTGGCCGAAGCAGACGCCGAGGACGCGCTTCCGCATGGCGTGGAGCGTCCGCAGCAGCGCGCAGAGGCGCCGGACCCAGGGCTCGTCGCCGTGCGCGTCCCGCGGGCTCCCGCTCACCACGAACCCGTCGTACGACGCCAGGTCCTCCGCCGCCGGGAACTCGCCGCCGATCACGCGGAAGCAGTCCCACCTCTCCCCGcctccgccgtcgccgccgaggGCGGACACGAAGACGTTGTGGTACCCGCCGTACGCCTTCCTGGCGTAGTCCGAGTCCCACAGCGCCAGCAGCAGCGCGTACCGCCGCGCCGCTGGCTTCGCCGCCGTCATCGCCGGAGCGGAGAGCGCGCGCACGGGGACTGGAGCGGAGAGGCCGGGACCCGGGAGCGACACTGTGACA is a window encoding:
- the LOC8077619 gene encoding gamma-glutamyl peptidase 3, whose translation is MTAAKPAARRYALLLALWDSDYARKAYGGYHNVFVSALGGDGGGGERWDCFRVIGGEFPAAEDLASYDGFVVSGSPRDAHGDEPWVRRLCALLRTLHAMRKRVLGVCFGHQVLCRALGGTVRRARSGWDVGVRKVTFVQGHDDLAGLLPPPFLDDDELPRSASIIEVHQDEVWEIPPTARVLAYSEKTRVEAFAVGEHALGIQGHPEYTVDILHNLIDRLTDQNDIQRSVGEEARRTAAETGGPDRAFWTALCKGFLRGGGSRAIDDGCGGRLAATDAPEEVVAGRAVAAAAAASCFTGAAPMVQLACRASIN